The Achromobacter deleyi region GCGGTCCCGCAGCTCCAGCGCGATGTCCGGATTCAGCACCGAGTACGCGCCCGCCGATCCGCAGCACAGATGCTTGTCCGCGAACGGCTGCAATTCAAAGCCCAGGTCCACCAGCAGTTGCTCCGACAGCGGCCGCAATCCCTGCCAATGCTGCAGGGTGCAAGGCGGATGGAACGAGGCCCGGGTGCCTGCCGGCAAGCGCGCGCGCAGCCGGTCGGCATGCGGCGCCACGATCTCGGCCACGTCCTTGACCAGCGCCACGATGTCCGCGGCCTTTTGCGCATAGGCGGCATCATGCCGCAAGTGGTGCGCGTACTCCTTGACCATCGCGCCGCAGCCCGATGCGTTCATGACGATGGCCTCGATCTTCCCGTCCTGCACCAGGGGCCACCACGCGTCAACGTTGGCGCGCATCTGCGCCAGCGCCTCGTCCTGCGCATCCAGGTGAAAGCTGACGGCTCCGCAGCAGCCGCCGCCCCCCGGCACGATGCGCGCGCCGATGCCGACGGCATCCAGCACGCGGATCGTGGCGGCGTCGATGGTGGGCATCATGGCCGGCTGCACGCAGCCGGCCAGCATCAAGACTTGCCGGGCATGCCCGGCGACTTGCGGCAGCACACCCGCGTCGCGGCGCTCGGGGACCTTGCGCTTGAGCGCTTCCGGCAGCAGCCCGCGCATGGTCTGCCCAAGCCGCATGGCGGGCGCGAACATGGGCGACAGCATGGCCCGCCGCAGCAAGGTGCGCTTGGTCCTGTCCGTCCACGAACGGCTTACGCGCTCGTCCACGATCTTGCGGCCTATATCCACAAGGTGGCCGTACTCCACGCCGGACGGGCATGTGGTCTCGCAATTGCGGCAGGTCAGGCAACGGTCCAGATGCTGCTGCGTAGACTGCGTCGGCTCCTTGCCTTCAAGCACCTGCTTGATCAGATAGATGCGCCCGCGCGGACTGTCCAGTTCATCGCCCAGGACCTGATAGGTGGGACAGGTTGCCGTGCAAAAGCCGCAATGCACGCAGCGGCGCAGAATGGCGTCGGCCTCTTTGCCCAGATTGGTATCGCTTGCCCAGGATGCCAGATTGGTTTGCATGATGCGCTATAGCTCCAGGACCAGGCGGCCAGGATTGAACAAGCCGGCCGGATCGAGCTCTTGCTTGAGCCGGCGCGTGATCGAACCGACGCCGGGCGCCAGCGGATGAAAAACCCCATCGGCCGGCGGCTTGGTATGAGCGGTGCGGAACAACGTCGCGTGACCTCCGAGCCGTGCCGCTGTCTCGCGCAGCTCGGCGGCATCGCGAGGCCCGGACAGCCAGCGCTGGCCTCCGCCCCATTCCAGCATGGTCGGCCCCAGGCCGAGCGCGGCCGCCGTGGGTGGCAAGGCCAGGCGCCACAGGGGTTGGTCCGGCGCAAAGAACGCGTGGGTCTGCTCGCGCAGCGACCGCCACCACGCCTCGGCCACGTCCGGGTCCAGCGGATCGCCGCCGATCACCTGGCGGGCGCTGGCAAGGGCCGGCGGCGCGCCCGACAGGCGCACGGTCGTCATTCCCTCGCCGCGTTCTTCGGCGCCGGTCCAGCTGGTGGCGGAGATCGGCAAGGGCTTGCCCCGCCACAAGGCGAAGTTGGCCAGCGCCTGCGCTTGCGTGGCCGGCAAGACGAGCGTGAGCTCCTCCATCGGCCGGGGCACGACTTTGAGAGAGACTTCAAGTATGGCGCCGAAGATGCCGTGCGAACCCGCCAGCAAACGGGACACGTCATATCCCGCCACGTTCTTCATGACTTCCCCGCCGAACGACAGGATGCGCCCTTCCGAATCGAGCAGTTGAGCGCCCAGCACAAAGTCCTTCAAGGCGCCGGCGCTCATGCGGCGCGGGCCCGACAAGCCTGCCGCCACGCAGCCGCCTACCGTGGCGGACTCCGCGAAATGCGGCGGCTCGAAAGCCAGCATCTGGCCATGTTCGGCGAGCGCGGCTTCAAGCTCCGCCAGCGGCGTGCCGGCGCGCACCGTCACGACCAGCTCCGACGGGTGGTAGCTGACGATGCCGCGATAAGGAGTCATGTCCAGCAGGCAATGGCCATCCTGCGGCCTGAGCGGCCGGTAGTTGCCATAGAACCCCTTGCTGCCGCCGCCCATCACAAACAAGGGCTTGTGTCCGGCACGCGCCGTCATGACCTGGTCGCACAATTCCGACAGGACAAAATCCATAAGGGATAGGTCCTAGAAACGGGCGAGATCGGGGAAGCGCAACTCTCCCGCATGGACATGCATCTTGCCGTATTCGGCGCAGCGGGCCAGCGTGGGAATGACCTTTTCAGGATTGAGCAGGCAAGGCGGATCGAACGCCCGCTTCACCGCCAGGAACGCGTCAAGTTCGTCGCGAGAGAATTGCACACACATTTGATTTATTTTCTCCATTCCCACACCGTGCTCTCCGGTCACGGTTCCTCCCACCTGCACGCACAGCTCGAGAATGGCGGCGCCGAATTTCTCGGCGCGCTCCACCTCGTCCGGCTTATTCGAATCGAACAGAATCAGCGGATGCAGATTGCCGTCGCCCGCATGGAAGACGTTGGCGCACCGCAGGCCGAACTCGTCTTCCATTTGCTCGATGGCGCCCAGCACACGCGCCAGATGCCGGCGCGGAATCGTGCCGTCCATGCAGTAGTAATCCGGCGATACCCGCCCCGCCGCGGGAAACGCATTCTTGCGGCCCGCCCAGAACTTCAGGCGTTCGGCCTCGGACGTGGAGACCTGACAGCGCGTGGCGCCGGCCTCACGGAACACCGCCTCCATGCGCGCGATCTCGTGCGCCACTTCTTCCGGCGTGCCGTCCGATTCGCACAGCAATATGGCTTGCGCGTCCATGTCGTAGCCCGCGCGGACAAAGGGTTCGACCATGTGCGTGGCGCGGCGGTCCATCATCTCGAGGCCAGCCGGGATCATGCCCGCGGCGATGACCTGCGTGACCGCATTGCCTGCGGCCTCGACGCTGGAAAAGCTGGCCATGACGACCTGCGCGCATGCCGGCTTCGGAATCAGCTTGACGGTCACTTCCGTGACCACGCCCAGCATGCCTTCGGACCCGACGAAGACGGACAGCAGATCCAGTCCAGGGGCATCGGGCGCCTCGGATCCCAGTTCGACCACGTCCCCGTCGATCGTGACCACGCGCACGCGCAGCACGTTATGCACCGTCAGTCCGTACTTCAGGCAATGCACGCCGCCGGAGTTTTCCGCCACGTTGCCGCCGATGGAGCAGGCGATCTGGCTGGACGGATCCGGCGCGTAGTACAGCCCGTAAGGCGACGCGGCCTCGGAGATCGCAAGGTTGCGCACCCCCGGTTCCACGATGGCCGTGGCGCTGGCCAGGTCGATATGCTTGATGCGGTTGAATTTGGACAGCCCCAGCAGCACTCCCTGGCTGTGCGGCATGGCGCCGCCCGACAATCCCGTGCCTGCGCCGCGCGCGACGATGGGCGTGTTCAGCCGCTTGCAGATGCGCATGATGGCCTGCACCTGCTCTTCGGTTTCAGGCAGGGCGACGACCGCGGGCAGAGAGCGGTAAAGGGATAGGCCATCGCACTCGTAGGGGCGGGTGTCCTCTTCGCGGAACAATACGCAGTGCGCGGGCAACGCGGCCGACAACGCCTCGATGAGCTGCTGCAACGAATAAGGCGCCTGCACTTGTGCCAGGCCAGTTTCGACCAGTGAATTCATGAGCGCAACAATAGCGCGGGCGACCGCGATAAGCAGGCCGGGATTTACCCGCAGACAACGGTTTTACGGGGTTTTACGGGCGTCGCAGAAGTAACCAGCCGTAAAACCGGTACGCGGCTGTCGTTGAAAAGCAGCAGTCCCTGCCCTGCCGCGGTGTTGCGCTCAGCCGGAATAATCCAGCAGCGCCAAGGTCTTCGATATTGCCGCGCAAGCGTCGACCAGCGGTTTGATATAGCTGCCGGTACGGTCCGCGCTCATCCGGAACGCCGGGATGCTCAGACTGACGCAGGCCACTGGGCGACCCTGCTTGTCGGTGATGGCGCAGCCAAAGCAGAAGATATCCTTCTCATTCTCTTCACGGTCTTCCGCAAAGCCTTGCCGCCGGATCTGTTCAACTTCCTTGCGCAGCGCTTGCGGCGTACGCAGCGTGGCATCGGTGAAGACCTTGTAGTCC contains the following coding sequences:
- the glcF gene encoding glycolate oxidase subunit GlcF; translated protein: MQTNLASWASDTNLGKEADAILRRCVHCGFCTATCPTYQVLGDELDSPRGRIYLIKQVLEGKEPTQSTQQHLDRCLTCRNCETTCPSGVEYGHLVDIGRKIVDERVSRSWTDRTKRTLLRRAMLSPMFAPAMRLGQTMRGLLPEALKRKVPERRDAGVLPQVAGHARQVLMLAGCVQPAMMPTIDAATIRVLDAVGIGARIVPGGGGCCGAVSFHLDAQDEALAQMRANVDAWWPLVQDGKIEAIVMNASGCGAMVKEYAHHLRHDAAYAQKAADIVALVKDVAEIVAPHADRLRARLPAGTRASFHPPCTLQHWQGLRPLSEQLLVDLGFELQPFADKHLCCGSAGAYSVLNPDIALELRDRKLGAIAAGSPDVILSANMGCIGHLQSGTDTPVRHWVEVVDEQLSKSPAA
- the glcE gene encoding glycolate oxidase subunit GlcE — translated: MDFVLSELCDQVMTARAGHKPLFVMGGGSKGFYGNYRPLRPQDGHCLLDMTPYRGIVSYHPSELVVTVRAGTPLAELEAALAEHGQMLAFEPPHFAESATVGGCVAAGLSGPRRMSAGALKDFVLGAQLLDSEGRILSFGGEVMKNVAGYDVSRLLAGSHGIFGAILEVSLKVVPRPMEELTLVLPATQAQALANFALWRGKPLPISATSWTGAEERGEGMTTVRLSGAPPALASARQVIGGDPLDPDVAEAWWRSLREQTHAFFAPDQPLWRLALPPTAAALGLGPTMLEWGGGQRWLSGPRDAAELRETAARLGGHATLFRTAHTKPPADGVFHPLAPGVGSITRRLKQELDPAGLFNPGRLVLEL
- a CDS encoding FAD-linked oxidase C-terminal domain-containing protein, yielding MNSLVETGLAQVQAPYSLQQLIEALSAALPAHCVLFREEDTRPYECDGLSLYRSLPAVVALPETEEQVQAIMRICKRLNTPIVARGAGTGLSGGAMPHSQGVLLGLSKFNRIKHIDLASATAIVEPGVRNLAISEAASPYGLYYAPDPSSQIACSIGGNVAENSGGVHCLKYGLTVHNVLRVRVVTIDGDVVELGSEAPDAPGLDLLSVFVGSEGMLGVVTEVTVKLIPKPACAQVVMASFSSVEAAGNAVTQVIAAGMIPAGLEMMDRRATHMVEPFVRAGYDMDAQAILLCESDGTPEEVAHEIARMEAVFREAGATRCQVSTSEAERLKFWAGRKNAFPAAGRVSPDYYCMDGTIPRRHLARVLGAIEQMEDEFGLRCANVFHAGDGNLHPLILFDSNKPDEVERAEKFGAAILELCVQVGGTVTGEHGVGMEKINQMCVQFSRDELDAFLAVKRAFDPPCLLNPEKVIPTLARCAEYGKMHVHAGELRFPDLARF